The following are from one region of the Arcobacter defluvii genome:
- the coaE gene encoding dephospho-CoA kinase (Dephospho-CoA kinase (CoaE) performs the final step in coenzyme A biosynthesis.), protein MSNDLFKNAIALTGGISTGKSTVCNLFKLHGFLTIDADKIAHKLLDENSDKIIEMFGKQYVENGKVLRKELGKIIFSNEKNKLKLEALLHPLIKKEIIKESKIFEEQNKPYFVDIPLFFEKMHYPISKSLVIYTPKELQIQRLMKRDNIDENEAKLKISNQMDIEEKKRLADMVIDNSKDLKHLQDEVERIIGEII, encoded by the coding sequence ATGAGTAATGATTTATTTAAAAACGCTATCGCTTTAACAGGCGGAATTTCAACTGGTAAAAGTACTGTTTGCAACCTATTTAAGCTTCATGGTTTTCTAACTATTGATGCTGATAAAATAGCTCATAAACTCTTAGATGAGAACTCTGATAAGATTATTGAGATGTTTGGAAAACAGTATGTAGAAAATGGAAAAGTTTTAAGAAAAGAACTTGGAAAAATCATTTTTTCAAATGAAAAAAACAAATTAAAACTTGAAGCTCTACTTCATCCTTTGATTAAAAAAGAGATAATCAAAGAATCAAAAATTTTTGAAGAGCAAAATAAACCATATTTTGTAGATATTCCGCTATTTTTTGAAAAAATGCATTATCCAATTTCTAAATCTTTAGTTATTTACACTCCAAAAGAGCTACAAATCCAAAGACTTATGAAACGAGATAATATAGATGAAAATGAAGCAAAACTAAAAATCTCAAATCAAATGGATATTGAAGAGAAAAAAAGACTTGCTGATATGGTAATTGATAATTCAAAAGATTTAAAACATTTACAAGATGAAGTAGAACGAATCATCGGAGAAATTATATGA
- the purM gene encoding phosphoribosylformylglycinamidine cyclo-ligase — translation MATVSYKDAGVDIDAGNQFVENIKPYVKSTMIPGVLGGIGSFAGAFELPSGYKKPVLLSGTDGVGTKLKLAIDSKKFDTVGIDLVAMCTNDLLCNFGEPLFFLDYYATAKLEVEEATQVVKGIAEGCIRSECALVGGETAEMPGMYKEGDFDLAGFCVGIAEKDELNRIDKIAVGDTLIALPSSGVHSNGFSLVRKLLLEKLGMSLNDDFQGKLLKDVLLEPTRIYVKEFKANKDKINALAHITGGGITENLPRVLPDNFKAVVDRSKIKVLPIFEFMGQHVELEEMYRTFNMGVGMVLVVNPANVDAILANTDGYVIGHIAEGAKGVEFI, via the coding sequence ATGGCAACAGTTAGTTACAAAGATGCTGGAGTTGATATTGATGCTGGAAATCAGTTTGTAGAAAATATCAAACCTTATGTAAAATCAACAATGATTCCAGGAGTTCTTGGTGGAATAGGTTCTTTTGCAGGTGCATTTGAATTACCAAGTGGATATAAAAAACCCGTATTACTTTCAGGAACTGATGGGGTTGGAACAAAGTTAAAACTTGCAATTGACTCAAAAAAATTTGATACAGTAGGTATTGACTTAGTTGCTATGTGTACAAATGATTTATTATGTAACTTTGGAGAACCATTATTTTTCCTAGATTATTATGCAACTGCAAAACTTGAAGTTGAAGAAGCAACACAAGTTGTAAAAGGAATTGCAGAAGGTTGTATTAGAAGTGAGTGTGCATTAGTTGGTGGTGAAACTGCTGAAATGCCAGGAATGTATAAAGAAGGTGATTTCGATTTAGCTGGTTTTTGTGTTGGAATTGCTGAAAAAGATGAATTAAATAGAATTGATAAAATCGCAGTTGGAGATACTTTAATTGCTTTACCATCTTCTGGTGTTCATTCAAATGGATTCTCACTTGTTAGAAAACTTCTTTTAGAAAAATTAGGAATGTCTTTAAATGATGATTTCCAAGGTAAACTACTAAAAGATGTTTTATTAGAACCAACAAGAATTTATGTGAAAGAGTTCAAAGCTAATAAAGATAAAATCAATGCTTTAGCTCATATTACTGGTGGTGGAATTACTGAAAACTTACCAAGAGTTTTACCAGATAATTTTAAAGCTGTAGTTGATAGAAGTAAAATCAAAGTTTTACCAATCTTTGAATTTATGGGACAACATGTAGAACTAGAAGAGATGTATAGAACATTTAATATGGGTGTAGGAATGGTTTTAGTTGTAAACCCAGCAAATGTTGATGCAATTTTAGCTAACACTGATGGATATGTTATTGGACATATTGCTGAGGGTGCAAAAGGTGTAGAGTTTATCTAA
- a CDS encoding spermidine synthase, with amino-acid sequence MKDNNAFNEMMVHIPLCTHKEASNVLIIGTTNEDMKAQAAKHSKTSNIEFGDASFLTSKNEKNIDVIILTDVKIDELLLANIERILKDDGLIAFASKAFSKDEEQLFDDLKLVGSKFWIAMPFRFGHNTSIIASKKYHPTADLNLQRADLLDDLDYYSAEIHNASFVFPAHEFRALTGIAKR; translated from the coding sequence ATGAAAGATAATAATGCATTTAATGAAATGATGGTACATATACCATTATGTACTCATAAAGAAGCTTCAAATGTTCTAATTATTGGAACAACTAATGAAGATATGAAAGCACAAGCTGCTAAACATAGTAAAACTTCAAATATTGAATTTGGCGATGCCTCTTTTTTAACATCAAAAAATGAAAAAAACATTGATGTAATAATTTTAACAGATGTAAAAATTGATGAATTATTGCTAGCAAATATTGAAAGAATTTTAAAAGATGATGGTTTAATTGCTTTTGCTTCAAAAGCATTTTCAAAAGATGAAGAACAACTGTTTGATGATTTGAAATTAGTTGGATCAAAATTCTGGATTGCTATGCCATTTAGATTTGGACACAATACTTCAATAATTGCTTCAAAAAAATATCATCCAACTGCTGATTTAAATCTTCAAAGAGCAGATTTACTTGATGATTTAGATTACTATTCAGCAGAGATTCACAATGCTTCATTTGTATTTCCAGCACATGAGTTTAGAGCTTTAACTGGTATTGCTAAAAGATAA
- a CDS encoding SH3 domain-containing protein: MKRISIILLGLFTAFSLYAEEQNMQNIDKLDVLDQQSKEFFKAITGLEKDYLEEQVNTIKNKENMPNQNPVNQPQTIIKEEPKLSQEDYEKNVFTHQNEMARLTTDFTRTKKLKDLRIKSMYSFNGKDYVVLELSDEANSNKQNNQKSELSANIEGRYVEGDNILGHKIIDINTRTKSVELYKKLDEEYGYTIYLSNYGISVSDLKKTEKKEENKTTENNKNKKIENEQEKPTIKKAFENVQTETKLTKEELSNCLYTVKKYNLNVRNENDLNAKILRVLKINDQFTINKKDKDWVQINTIYKKISGDVMDVSKESNWVQVSDGTVSATSNCK; the protein is encoded by the coding sequence ATGAAGAGAATAAGTATAATTTTATTGGGGTTATTTACAGCATTTAGTCTTTATGCAGAAGAACAAAATATGCAAAATATTGATAAGTTGGATGTTTTAGATCAACAATCTAAAGAGTTTTTTAAAGCAATTACAGGACTTGAAAAAGATTATTTAGAAGAACAGGTTAATACAATCAAAAATAAAGAAAATATGCCAAATCAAAATCCAGTAAATCAACCTCAAACTATTATAAAAGAGGAACCAAAATTATCCCAAGAAGATTATGAAAAAAATGTATTTACTCATCAAAATGAAATGGCAAGACTAACAACAGATTTTACAAGAACTAAAAAATTAAAAGATTTGAGAATTAAAAGTATGTACTCTTTTAATGGAAAAGATTATGTTGTTTTAGAGTTGAGTGACGAAGCAAATTCAAATAAACAAAACAATCAAAAATCAGAATTAAGTGCAAATATAGAAGGAAGATATGTAGAAGGTGATAATATTTTAGGGCATAAAATAATCGATATTAATACAAGAACAAAAAGTGTAGAGTTGTATAAAAAACTTGATGAAGAGTATGGATACACTATTTATTTAAGTAATTATGGTATATCAGTAAGTGATTTAAAGAAAACAGAAAAAAAAGAAGAAAATAAAACTACTGAGAATAATAAAAATAAAAAAATAGAAAATGAACAAGAAAAACCTACTATAAAAAAAGCTTTTGAAAATGTGCAAACAGAGACTAAATTAACAAAAGAAGAACTTTCAAATTGTTTATACACAGTAAAAAAATATAACTTAAATGTAAGAAATGAAAATGATTTAAATGCTAAAATCTTAAGAGTTTTAAAAATAAATGATCAATTTACGATTAATAAAAAAGATAAAGATTGGGTACAAATAAATACAATTTATAAAAAAATCTCAGGTGATGTGATGGATGTATCAAAAGAGAGTAACTGGGTGCAAGTAAGTGATGGAACTGTAAGTGCTACAAGTAATTGTAAATAG
- the purT gene encoding formate-dependent phosphoribosylglycinamide formyltransferase gives MKFPAPLKSDSIKIMLLGSGELGKEVVIEAQRLGIETIAIDSYNNAPAQLVANKSYTINMKDKNQLLDIIRREKPTYILPEVEAINIQALFDAEKEGFHVIPNADAVNKTMNRKNIREFAAEQLKLPTSKYKFVTTFEALKEAANVIGFPCVIKPVMSSSGHGQSVARSENDLEKSWEMAKEARGDASELIVEEFITFDYEITMLTVRNGKDTVFCEPIGHIQKDGDYIFSWQPMNMSEIAVKKSQEIAKTITDGLGGRGIFGVELFVKGDDVYFSEVSPRPHDTGMVTMITQSASEFALHVRAVLGLPVDFINYGCGASAAYKASGDSFNPQIDIFDSSFTKDSIIRVFGKPQSHVGRRMAVALTFDKDSSDKALQKAKEIIGNFKDN, from the coding sequence ATGAAATTTCCAGCACCATTAAAATCTGACTCTATAAAAATTATGCTTCTTGGAAGTGGAGAACTTGGAAAAGAAGTTGTTATTGAAGCTCAAAGATTAGGAATAGAAACAATTGCTATTGATAGTTACAACAATGCTCCAGCTCAACTTGTGGCAAACAAATCATATACAATCAATATGAAAGATAAAAATCAACTTCTTGATATTATAAGAAGAGAAAAACCAACTTATATCTTGCCAGAGGTTGAAGCTATAAATATTCAAGCTTTATTTGATGCTGAAAAAGAGGGATTTCATGTAATTCCAAATGCTGATGCAGTTAATAAAACTATGAATAGAAAAAACATCAGAGAATTTGCAGCAGAGCAACTAAAACTTCCAACAAGTAAATATAAATTTGTAACAACTTTTGAAGCTTTAAAAGAAGCTGCAAATGTTATTGGATTTCCTTGTGTTATTAAACCTGTTATGAGTTCTTCAGGTCATGGTCAAAGTGTTGCAAGAAGTGAAAATGATTTAGAAAAGTCATGGGAAATGGCAAAAGAAGCAAGAGGTGATGCTAGTGAATTAATCGTTGAAGAGTTTATCACTTTTGATTATGAAATTACAATGTTAACAGTTAGAAATGGTAAAGATACAGTATTTTGTGAACCAATTGGACATATTCAAAAAGATGGAGATTATATCTTCTCATGGCAACCAATGAATATGAGTGAAATTGCAGTTAAAAAATCACAAGAAATTGCAAAAACAATTACTGATGGTCTTGGGGGAAGAGGAATTTTTGGAGTTGAACTATTTGTAAAAGGTGATGATGTTTATTTTTCTGAAGTAAGTCCAAGACCACATGATACTGGAATGGTTACTATGATTACTCAAAGTGCTAGCGAATTTGCACTTCATGTAAGAGCAGTTTTAGGTTTACCAGTTGATTTTATAAATTATGGTTGTGGAGCAAGTGCTGCTTATAAAGCAAGTGGTGATAGCTTCAATCCTCAAATTGATATTTTCGATTCTTCATTTACAAAAGATTCTATTATTAGAGTATTTGGAAAACCACAAAGTCATGTAGGAAGAAGAATGGCTGTTGCTTTAACTTTTGACAAAGACAGCAGTGACAAAGCTTTACAAAAAGCAAAAGAGATTATTGGAAATTTCAAAGATAACTAA
- a CDS encoding glucosaminidase domain-containing protein — MYLLKFLINNSKKLLLTFCLVASMQSHCLAKGLPKEYYEIDDVNKAKEYFFEHLYQLVKKENEIILQDREFIKNVLTSNILHIDFDSSTFSKLLEIKQKYKIKNIFTLQEYLKKVDVIPPSLALSQAVIESGWGKSRFIKEANNIFGHWTYDPRFGMIPKQRKLGASHFVRVFESLQESVSAYMLNLNRNFAYKAFQEKRFEQRKNKKRPDGLLLSQTMLNYSGIAQEYLKILKDIILVNNLQNFDKQFYQS, encoded by the coding sequence ATGTATTTATTAAAATTTTTAATCAATAACTCAAAGAAACTTTTACTAACATTTTGTTTAGTTGCTTCTATGCAAAGTCATTGTTTAGCGAAAGGTTTACCAAAAGAGTATTATGAAATTGACGATGTCAATAAAGCAAAAGAGTATTTCTTCGAACATTTATATCAATTGGTCAAGAAAGAAAATGAGATTATTTTACAAGATAGAGAATTTATAAAAAACGTTTTAACATCAAATATTTTACACATTGATTTTGATTCTTCAACTTTCTCAAAACTTCTTGAAATTAAACAAAAATATAAAATAAAAAATATTTTCACTCTACAAGAGTATCTAAAAAAAGTAGATGTGATTCCACCTTCTCTTGCTTTATCACAAGCTGTAATAGAGAGTGGTTGGGGTAAAAGTAGATTTATAAAAGAAGCAAATAATATTTTTGGACATTGGACTTACGACCCTAGATTTGGAATGATTCCTAAACAAAGAAAATTAGGAGCTTCTCATTTTGTAAGAGTTTTTGAAAGTTTACAAGAGTCTGTAAGTGCTTATATGCTAAATCTAAATAGAAATTTTGCATATAAAGCCTTTCAAGAAAAAAGATTTGAACAAAGAAAAAATAAAAAACGTCCAGATGGGCTATTACTTTCACAAACAATGTTAAATTATTCTGGTATTGCACAAGAGTATTTAAAAATATTAAAGGATATAATCCTCGTTAACAATTTACAAAACTTTGATAAACAATTTTATCAATCATAA
- the dapF gene encoding diaminopimelate epimerase gives MTYTKYSASGNDFIICHSFVEKDYSTDAIRLCNRTEGIGADGFVVLVPTNEADFKWLFYNSDGSDAAMCGNATRACAHYAFTNGLINSNETKFLTGAGLIKSTIENEIVETQLTAPKVINEEFIEEGFTWYLVDTGVPHLVTIVDDLNLYEHNLCAKMRYKHNANVNFAKIEDGIIKVRTYERGVEGETLACGTGMAACFLRANTLKLVNDTAFVYPKSNEQLTLSIKDGTIYFKGAVKKVFTTNI, from the coding sequence ATGACATATACAAAATATAGTGCGAGTGGAAATGATTTTATCATTTGTCACTCATTTGTTGAAAAAGATTATTCAACTGATGCGATTAGATTATGTAATCGAACAGAAGGAATTGGTGCAGATGGATTTGTTGTATTAGTTCCAACTAATGAAGCAGATTTTAAATGGCTATTTTATAATAGTGATGGAAGTGATGCAGCTATGTGTGGAAATGCAACAAGAGCTTGTGCACATTATGCTTTTACAAATGGATTAATCAATTCTAATGAAACAAAATTTTTAACAGGAGCTGGTTTAATAAAATCAACTATTGAAAATGAGATAGTTGAAACACAACTTACTGCTCCAAAAGTTATCAATGAAGAATTTATTGAAGAAGGTTTTACTTGGTATTTAGTTGATACGGGAGTTCCTCATTTAGTAACTATTGTTGATGATTTAAATTTATATGAACACAATTTATGCGCAAAAATGAGATATAAACATAATGCAAATGTAAATTTTGCAAAAATTGAAGATGGAATTATAAAAGTTAGAACCTATGAACGTGGTGTTGAAGGAGAAACTTTAGCATGTGGAACAGGAATGGCTGCATGTTTTTTGAGAGCAAACACTCTTAAATTAGTAAATGATACTGCTTTTGTTTATCCAAAAAGCAATGAACAATTAACTCTTTCAATTAAAGATGGTACTATTTATTTTAAAGGTGCTGTAAAAAAAGTTTTCACAACTAATATTTAA
- a CDS encoding glyceraldehyde 3-phosphate dehydrogenase NAD-binding domain-containing protein, translating to MAIKVLLNGAGRIGKAVLKQLLDYKDFEIVIINDINPYIENIVYSINYDSTYGKLDNKFEIVENNYIQNSQSKIKITHFNSLDKSDLTNIDIIIDSSGKKEDINLLNQLPVSAVFLTHPNKQADINVILGANEKKLNPSIHKIISTSSCNATALLPALKLIDETKEIICGDIVTIHPLLNHQRVLDGSFVGSATRDVECNFEFGRSSTQNIIPNKTTTITACSYVLEKFNQDLISSNSLRVPTDTVGAINVTLFTKQTSTKDEIIELFKNYEKAQKFPIVLNNIEPLVSSDFKKEKFTTIVDFRYLEVKNNMIKLLLWYDNEWGYASKVVEILKYYTKIKKG from the coding sequence ATGGCAATAAAAGTACTTTTAAATGGTGCAGGAAGAATTGGTAAAGCTGTTTTAAAACAGTTACTAGATTATAAAGATTTTGAAATAGTTATAATAAATGATATAAATCCATATATTGAAAATATAGTTTATTCAATAAACTACGATTCAACATATGGAAAACTTGATAATAAATTTGAAATAGTTGAAAATAATTATATTCAAAATTCACAATCTAAAATAAAAATCACACACTTTAACTCTTTAGATAAAAGTGATTTAACAAATATTGATATTATTATTGATTCAAGTGGTAAAAAAGAAGATATTAATCTTCTAAATCAACTTCCAGTAAGTGCTGTATTTTTAACTCATCCAAATAAACAAGCTGATATAAATGTGATTTTAGGTGCAAATGAAAAAAAACTTAATCCATCAATTCATAAAATCATATCAACAAGTTCATGTAATGCAACAGCCCTACTTCCAGCACTTAAACTGATTGATGAAACAAAAGAAATTATCTGTGGAGATATTGTAACAATTCATCCACTGCTTAATCATCAAAGAGTTCTTGATGGAAGTTTTGTTGGAAGTGCGACAAGAGATGTTGAGTGTAATTTTGAGTTTGGTCGTTCTTCTACTCAAAATATTATTCCTAATAAAACAACAACAATAACAGCTTGTTCTTATGTTTTAGAAAAATTCAATCAAGACCTCATCTCATCTAACTCTCTGAGAGTTCCAACAGATACAGTTGGAGCAATAAATGTAACTTTATTTACAAAACAAACCTCAACTAAAGATGAAATAATTGAACTATTTAAAAATTATGAAAAAGCTCAAAAATTTCCAATAGTTTTAAACAATATTGAACCTTTAGTTTCAAGTGATTTTAAAAAAGAAAAATTTACAACTATTGTTGATTTTAGATATTTAGAAGTAAAAAATAATATGATAAAACTTCTACTTTGGTATGACAATGAGTGGGGTTATGCTTCAAAAGTAGTTGAAATTCTGAAATATTATACAAAAATAAAAAAAGGGTGA